In Deinococcus maricopensis DSM 21211, one genomic interval encodes:
- a CDS encoding 23S rRNA (pseudouridine(1915)-N(3))-methyltransferase RlmH, with protein sequence MRLHLITVGEPKLPYARAGWDEYAGRLSRYHKVRVTRVPNTTPEREGQAIVRAVGNATLIAVDPRGAQRTSEALSAFIDELGVRGHGELAFCIGGPDGLTDEVRAHAHTLLGLSKLTFPHDLAMVVLLEALYRAATISKGEPYHR encoded by the coding sequence ATGAGGCTGCACCTGATCACTGTCGGGGAGCCGAAGCTGCCGTACGCGCGCGCCGGGTGGGACGAGTACGCGGGGCGGCTGTCGCGCTACCACAAGGTTCGCGTGACGCGCGTGCCGAACACCACGCCGGAGCGCGAGGGGCAGGCGATCGTGCGCGCGGTCGGGAACGCCACGCTGATTGCCGTGGACCCGCGCGGCGCGCAGCGGACCAGCGAGGCGCTGAGCGCCTTTATTGATGAGCTGGGCGTGCGCGGGCACGGGGAGCTGGCGTTCTGCATCGGAGGGCCGGACGGCCTGACGGACGAGGTGCGCGCGCATGCCCACACCCTGCTGGGCTTATCGAAGCTGACCTTCCCGCACGACCTGGCGATGGTGGTGCTGCTCGAGGCGCTGTACCGCGCGGCGACCATCAGCAAGGGCGAACCGTACCACCGCTGA
- a CDS encoding carbohydrate ABC transporter permease: protein MALPAQQTTAAPTARTTNAPGGRRVPRDIPRFILLCVLAVLFLAPIYWMVTTALKAETDVISSPTQWFPAHPTLDNFREVLTSPDGNILRWMWNSLFVATVFTVVHVSLCALTAYPLARMRFPGRDLIFWIILGSMMIPWVVTLIPTYLMMLKFNWINSFHALIWPGIAGAFGVFMLRQFFLGLPKELEEAARLDGANSFQVLWKIILPLSIPALVTLAVFSFMGSWNNFIWPLYVVTDIDKLTLPVGVTTFSQRYVTEYGKLMASTAIASIPVLVAYLFAQRYLIAGLSTTGMKE from the coding sequence ATGGCCCTCCCTGCCCAACAGACCACGGCGGCGCCCACGGCCCGCACCACCAACGCGCCCGGCGGTCGCCGCGTCCCGCGTGACATCCCGCGCTTCATTCTGCTGTGCGTCCTCGCGGTCCTGTTCCTCGCGCCGATCTACTGGATGGTCACGACCGCCCTGAAAGCCGAAACGGACGTGATCTCCTCGCCGACGCAGTGGTTCCCGGCGCACCCCACCCTGGACAACTTCCGGGAGGTTCTCACCTCCCCCGACGGGAACATCCTGCGGTGGATGTGGAACTCGCTGTTTGTCGCGACGGTGTTCACGGTGGTGCACGTGTCGCTGTGCGCCCTCACGGCGTACCCGCTGGCGCGCATGCGCTTCCCCGGACGCGACCTGATCTTCTGGATCATTCTGGGGTCCATGATGATCCCCTGGGTGGTGACCCTGATTCCCACCTACCTGATGATGCTGAAGTTCAACTGGATCAACAGCTTCCACGCGCTGATCTGGCCGGGCATCGCCGGGGCGTTCGGGGTGTTCATGCTGCGGCAGTTCTTCCTCGGCCTACCCAAGGAATTGGAGGAGGCGGCGCGCCTCGATGGCGCGAACAGCTTCCAGGTGCTGTGGAAGATCATCCTGCCGCTGTCCATCCCGGCACTCGTGACGCTCGCGGTGTTCTCGTTCATGGGGTCCTGGAACAACTTCATCTGGCCGCTGTACGTCGTGACCGACATCGACAAGCTGACCCTTCCGGTCGGGGTGACGACGTTCTCGCAACGCTACGTGACCGAGTACGGCAAGCTGATGGCGTCCACCGCGATCGCCTCCATTCCGGTGCTGGTCGCGTACCTGTTCGCGCAGCGCTACCTGATCGCGGGCCTGTCCACCACGGGGATGAAGGAATGA
- a CDS encoding glycoside hydrolase family 43 protein, whose amino-acid sequence MNHTYTNPVYPDYFADPFVLRVGDDYYAYGTSGRPQAEGRAFEVLHSTDLITWRSLGGALDPLDDPHARDYWAPEVAEHGGRFYMYYSAGTGDKGHQLRVAVADAPQGPFRDARVILTPDDPFTIDASPFRDDDGQWYLYYARDFLDGHRVGTALAVSALSDMTTLHGERRTVLRATADWQIYRHNREMYGQIYDWYTLEGPFVVKHGGKYYCFYSGGAWEEPNYGVSYAVADHPMGPWTEPDSDGPTLLRSIPGQVVGPGHNSVVLGPDGHHYLVYHAWDPAKTARRMCLDRIEWTPDGPRTNGPTLTPQPAPVRTDGV is encoded by the coding sequence ATGAACCACACGTACACCAACCCCGTTTACCCCGATTACTTCGCCGACCCGTTCGTGCTGCGCGTCGGTGACGACTACTACGCGTACGGCACCAGCGGCAGACCCCAGGCCGAAGGCCGCGCGTTCGAGGTCCTGCACTCCACCGACCTGATCACGTGGCGCTCGCTCGGCGGCGCCCTCGACCCGCTCGACGACCCGCACGCCCGCGACTATTGGGCCCCGGAAGTGGCCGAACATGGCGGCCGCTTCTACATGTACTACTCCGCCGGCACCGGCGACAAAGGCCACCAGCTGCGCGTCGCCGTCGCGGACGCACCCCAGGGGCCCTTCCGGGACGCCCGCGTGATCCTCACGCCCGACGACCCCTTCACCATCGACGCCAGCCCTTTCCGGGACGACGACGGGCAGTGGTACCTGTACTACGCCCGTGACTTCCTTGACGGCCACCGCGTCGGCACCGCCCTCGCCGTCAGCGCGCTCAGCGACATGACCACCCTGCACGGGGAACGCCGCACCGTCCTGCGCGCCACCGCCGACTGGCAGATCTACCGCCACAACCGCGAAATGTACGGCCAGATCTACGACTGGTACACCCTCGAAGGCCCCTTCGTCGTCAAACACGGCGGGAAGTACTACTGCTTCTACAGCGGCGGTGCCTGGGAGGAACCAAATTACGGCGTTTCGTACGCCGTCGCCGACCACCCCATGGGCCCCTGGACCGAACCCGACAGCGACGGTCCCACCCTGCTGCGCTCCATCCCCGGTCAGGTCGTCGGGCCCGGCCACAACAGCGTCGTGCTCGGCCCGGACGGGCACCACTACCTCGTGTACCACGCGTGGGACCCCGCGAAGACCGCGCGGCGCATGTGCCTCGACCGCATCGAGTGGACGCCGGACGGCCCCCGCACGAACGGGCCGACCCTCACGCCCCAGCCCGCGCCCGTCAGGACCGACGGGGTCTAA
- a CDS encoding ABC transporter substrate-binding protein, producing the protein MRTRHLLTLMLTAAAGTASAAYSGPKVSLTFLHGFTGADRPVMERLISQFNTSHPNIQVRAQAQPWGTTWQQLPSLVASGRAPDVVVINEDQITNFIARGAVSPLTAAELKSAGINTASFYGPLFKTADYEGKSYGLPVSSVAYVMFYNKDLMKKAGLDPNKPPRTREELLKATQACTVDKSGKKAGQAGFDAKNLDTWGISLYNNWVGSRAAYAAILQNGGALTDKSGNAAFDSPQAVEAVQFLVDLVQKHGVARPNSTEEAELAAFSQGKVCFFPSGQWYLDRFEQQKMNFGVAFMPRVGTKQDAAWGGSSHLTLPKQRANYDKNKRLAALEFMNWLTQPAQNLTWTSTGSLPTQAGVAKNAKFASAPISGVFAKLGNIYATSGVPWMGQVLTPFDNAWANAYSGKKSVKQALADGVSEANKQIVQARKSFQ; encoded by the coding sequence ATGCGTACACGCCATCTGCTCACCCTGATGCTCACCGCCGCGGCGGGCACCGCCAGCGCCGCCTACTCCGGCCCCAAAGTCAGCCTGACGTTCCTGCACGGCTTCACCGGCGCGGACCGCCCGGTCATGGAGCGCCTGATCAGCCAGTTCAACACGTCCCACCCGAACATTCAGGTGCGCGCGCAGGCGCAACCCTGGGGCACGACCTGGCAGCAGCTCCCGTCGCTCGTCGCGTCGGGCCGCGCCCCGGACGTGGTCGTCATCAACGAAGACCAGATCACGAACTTCATTGCGCGCGGCGCCGTGTCCCCCCTCACGGCCGCCGAACTCAAGAGCGCCGGCATCAACACCGCCAGCTTCTACGGCCCGCTGTTCAAGACCGCCGACTACGAAGGCAAGTCCTACGGCCTGCCGGTGTCCAGCGTCGCGTACGTGATGTTCTACAACAAGGACCTCATGAAGAAGGCCGGGCTGGACCCCAACAAGCCCCCCCGCACCCGCGAGGAACTGCTGAAGGCCACGCAGGCCTGCACGGTCGACAAGTCCGGCAAGAAGGCCGGGCAGGCCGGCTTCGACGCCAAGAACCTCGACACGTGGGGCATCAGCCTGTACAACAACTGGGTCGGGTCGCGCGCCGCGTACGCCGCCATCCTGCAAAACGGCGGCGCCCTCACCGACAAGAGCGGCAACGCCGCCTTCGACAGTCCGCAGGCCGTCGAAGCCGTGCAGTTCCTGGTGGACCTCGTCCAGAAGCACGGCGTCGCCCGCCCAAACAGCACCGAGGAAGCCGAACTGGCCGCGTTCAGCCAGGGCAAGGTCTGCTTCTTCCCCTCAGGGCAGTGGTACCTGGACCGCTTCGAGCAGCAGAAGATGAACTTCGGCGTGGCGTTCATGCCGCGCGTCGGCACCAAGCAGGACGCCGCGTGGGGCGGCAGCAGCCACCTCACCCTGCCCAAGCAGCGCGCCAACTACGACAAGAACAAACGCCTGGCCGCGCTGGAGTTCATGAACTGGCTGACGCAGCCCGCGCAGAACCTCACGTGGACCAGCACCGGCAGCCTCCCCACCCAGGCGGGCGTCGCGAAAAATGCCAAGTTCGCGAGCGCGCCCATCTCCGGCGTGTTCGCCAAGCTCGGCAACATCTACGCCACGAGCGGGGTGCCGTGGATGGGTCAGGTGCTCACCCCCTTCGACAACGCCTGGGCGAACGCCTACAGCGGCAAGAAGAGCGTGAAGCAGGCCCTCGCGGACGGCGTGAGCGAAGCCAACAAGCAGATCGTTCAGGCCCGCAAGAGCTTCCAGTAA
- a CDS encoding flavin reductase family protein translates to MTEPLQYDFGVLGAAERYKLVTSLIVPRPIAWISSVGADGLVNLAPFSYFGLMGSDPAVVAFAPGATKDTARNVGAGAAFVVNLVSRDLAEVMNATATEFPGHVSEPDVLGLEMISMPWVDVPRVALSPASLACREVQTVRIGNTTVVLGEVLGVSVAPHVMQDPERLYVDGAALDLIGRTGGRGGYATTRDSFELPRIPYAAWLAAQERTAE, encoded by the coding sequence GTGACCGAGCCGCTCCAGTACGATTTCGGCGTGCTCGGCGCGGCGGAACGCTACAAGCTGGTCACGTCGTTGATCGTGCCGCGCCCGATCGCGTGGATCAGCAGCGTGGGCGCGGACGGCCTCGTGAACCTCGCGCCGTTCAGCTACTTCGGGCTGATGGGCAGCGACCCGGCAGTCGTGGCGTTCGCGCCGGGCGCCACGAAGGACACCGCGCGCAACGTCGGGGCCGGCGCGGCGTTCGTGGTGAACCTCGTGAGCCGCGACCTCGCGGAGGTCATGAACGCGACCGCCACCGAGTTCCCCGGGCACGTGAGCGAACCGGACGTGCTCGGCCTGGAGATGATCAGCATGCCGTGGGTAGACGTGCCGCGCGTCGCTTTGAGCCCGGCGAGCCTCGCGTGCCGGGAGGTGCAGACGGTGCGCATCGGGAACACGACCGTGGTGCTCGGCGAGGTGCTAGGGGTGAGCGTGGCGCCGCACGTGATGCAGGACCCGGAGCGGCTGTACGTGGACGGCGCGGCGCTGGACCTGATCGGCCGCACGGGGGGACGCGGCGGGTACGCGACCACGCGGGACAGCTTCGAACTGCCGCGCATTCCGTACGCCGCATGGTTGGCGGCCCAGGAACGCACCGCCGAGTAA
- a CDS encoding glycoside hydrolase family 43 protein, which yields MTVRCPSPLLTGLALLLLGGTGAAPAATYTNPVIDEDFPDPFILRVGKAYYAYGTNAGGLDVPVRRSSDLVHWTFVGDALGGLGAWASGGFTWAPEVARTPKGYVLYYTARHTASGRQCIGAAFSANPEGPFRDASAAPLVCQLDLGGSIDASPFTDRDGQRYLYWKNDGNCCNQPTALWGQKLSADGLKLVGQPKDLLYNGALWEGNLIEAPQVYTRANKYYLFYSASDYNSDLYGVGYALGMSPLGPFRKQTRDGAWLATKGKVAGPGGQGVITDGKGNTWLYYHAWTTGQVGYGSGGARSLRLDPLKFVNGLPMLKGPSVTAQPAPAKP from the coding sequence ATGACGGTGCGCTGCCCCTCTCCCCTGCTGACTGGCCTCGCGCTGCTGCTGCTGGGCGGCACGGGCGCCGCGCCCGCCGCGACGTACACCAACCCCGTCATCGACGAGGACTTCCCGGACCCGTTCATCCTGCGCGTCGGGAAGGCGTACTACGCGTACGGCACCAACGCCGGCGGTCTGGACGTCCCGGTGCGCCGCAGCAGCGACCTCGTGCACTGGACGTTCGTGGGCGACGCGCTGGGCGGCCTGGGGGCATGGGCGAGCGGCGGGTTCACGTGGGCGCCGGAAGTGGCCCGCACGCCCAAAGGGTACGTGCTGTACTACACGGCGCGGCACACCGCGAGCGGTCGGCAGTGCATCGGCGCGGCGTTCAGCGCGAACCCCGAAGGGCCCTTCCGGGACGCGAGCGCGGCGCCCCTCGTGTGCCAGCTGGACCTGGGTGGCAGCATCGACGCGAGCCCGTTCACCGACCGTGACGGGCAGCGGTACCTGTACTGGAAGAACGACGGGAACTGCTGCAACCAGCCGACGGCCCTGTGGGGCCAGAAGCTCAGCGCGGACGGTCTGAAACTGGTCGGGCAGCCCAAGGACCTGCTGTACAACGGCGCCCTCTGGGAAGGGAACCTGATTGAGGCGCCGCAGGTGTACACGCGCGCGAACAAGTACTACCTGTTTTACTCCGCGTCGGATTACAACAGTGACCTGTACGGCGTTGGGTACGCGCTCGGCATGAGTCCGCTCGGGCCGTTCCGGAAGCAGACGCGGGACGGCGCGTGGCTCGCCACGAAAGGCAAGGTGGCCGGGCCGGGCGGTCAGGGCGTCATCACCGACGGGAAGGGCAACACGTGGCTGTACTACCACGCGTGGACGACCGGACAGGTCGGGTACGGCAGCGGCGGCGCGCGCAGCCTGCGCCTGGACCCGCTAAAGTTCGTGAACGGCCTTCCCATGCTGAAGGGGCCGAGCGTGACGGCGCAGCCCGCCCCTGCGAAACCCTGA
- a CDS encoding GNAT family N-acetyltransferase: MTPFRLRPATPEDAPAIAHVHVTSWRETYAGLMPGEFLERLTNDAARAGRTRMWTDLLNAGQDVIFVAVDAAGEVVAFASGGAARDLPGVSGELQTLYSVRAAQGHGLGRALTRAVADALHERGHTNLGLWVLASNPTRGFYAHLGGQEAGHKVEAVPGGELHEVALVWPDLTALRRA, translated from the coding sequence ATGACGCCGTTTCGCCTTCGTCCGGCCACCCCCGAAGACGCGCCCGCCATCGCGCACGTGCACGTGACGAGCTGGCGGGAGACGTACGCGGGCCTGATGCCCGGCGAGTTCCTGGAGCGCCTCACGAACGACGCCGCGCGCGCCGGACGGACGCGCATGTGGACGGACCTGCTGAACGCCGGGCAGGACGTGATCTTCGTGGCCGTGGACGCGGCGGGCGAGGTCGTGGCCTTCGCGTCGGGCGGCGCGGCGCGGGACCTGCCGGGCGTCAGCGGGGAACTGCAGACCCTGTACAGCGTCCGGGCGGCCCAGGGGCACGGGCTGGGCCGGGCCCTGACGCGCGCGGTCGCGGACGCCCTGCACGAGCGCGGGCACACGAACCTGGGGTTATGGGTGCTCGCCAGCAACCCCACGCGCGGGTTCTACGCGCACCTGGGTGGTCAGGAGGCCGGGCACAAAGTGGAGGCGGTGCCGGGCGGCGAGTTGCATGAGGTCGCGCTGGTGTGGCCGGACCTGACGGCGCTGCGGCGCGCCTGA
- the folE2 gene encoding GTP cyclohydrolase FolE2, whose protein sequence is MTANEILEPEGTPSTPKKAYLYPNKSGAQPVIARRYDADFRPDDAYKATLPDMTETVDAIEGAPVAIQQVGISGFRLPLRFESPQGELMLEGRVVGTVSLDAAEKGINMSRVMRTFYTFGEETFTPDTLVRIVQAYQQQVGTLCARLKVSFSYPALLGSLRSGLSGYQYYAASFEASVDADGTARRYIELDFVYSSACPCSAELAEHARDVRGAYAIPHSQRSKARVKVELQAGAQLPLIDLIEHLRRALMTETQVMVKREDEQAFAELNGAYVKFVEDAARLIYRELHGDARIVDFRAACSHMESLHSHDAVSVIVRGIPGGFRADFMDFPDLA, encoded by the coding sequence ATGACCGCCAACGAAATCCTGGAACCCGAAGGGACACCGAGCACGCCGAAAAAGGCGTACCTGTACCCCAACAAGAGCGGCGCGCAGCCGGTCATCGCCCGGCGTTACGACGCGGACTTCCGCCCGGACGACGCGTACAAGGCGACGCTGCCGGACATGACCGAGACGGTGGACGCCATTGAGGGCGCGCCCGTCGCGATTCAGCAGGTGGGCATCAGCGGGTTCCGCCTGCCGCTGCGCTTCGAGTCGCCGCAGGGGGAGCTGATGCTGGAGGGCCGCGTGGTCGGCACCGTCAGCCTCGACGCAGCAGAGAAGGGCATCAACATGAGCCGCGTGATGCGCACCTTCTACACCTTCGGGGAGGAAACGTTCACGCCGGACACTCTGGTGCGCATCGTGCAGGCGTACCAGCAGCAGGTGGGGACGCTGTGCGCGCGCCTGAAGGTCAGCTTCAGCTACCCGGCGCTGCTGGGGAGCCTGCGCAGCGGCCTGAGCGGCTACCAGTACTACGCAGCGAGTTTCGAGGCGAGCGTGGACGCGGACGGCACGGCGCGGCGCTACATCGAGCTGGACTTCGTGTACTCCAGCGCCTGCCCGTGCAGCGCGGAGCTCGCGGAGCACGCGCGGGACGTGCGCGGCGCGTACGCCATTCCGCACAGCCAGCGCAGCAAGGCGCGCGTGAAGGTGGAGCTGCAGGCGGGCGCGCAGTTGCCGCTGATCGACCTGATCGAGCACCTGCGCCGGGCACTCATGACCGAGACGCAGGTGATGGTCAAGCGCGAGGACGAGCAGGCGTTCGCGGAGCTGAACGGCGCGTACGTGAAGTTCGTGGAGGACGCCGCGCGCCTGATCTACCGTGAGCTGCACGGGGACGCGCGCATCGTGGACTTCCGCGCGGCGTGCTCGCACATGGAGAGCCTGCATTCGCACGACGCGGTGAGCGTGATCGTGCGCGGCATTCCGGGTGGGTTCCGCGCGGACTTCATGGACTTCCCGGACCTCGCGTGA
- a CDS encoding carbohydrate ABC transporter permease — translation MTPSTHTSAPHVRKRGGNTVEPYLYLLPFAIFFALFVIYPVGYGFFVSLHRWDLLADTRPFVGFEYYKNLFTPGTPQAEFFWNSMKNTVFFTAVSVPLLVFTSLGLALLLYRPIIGRAFFRAVFFLPGILTVSVMGILWRWMFDNQIGMVNAARTEIFGLQPLAFLSVEGLAWVPIIIGTVWWTIGFNMTLYLAALGNISQSYYEAAELDGASAWAKFRFITWPLLAPITLFVVVTTALASFQLFGQSLVITAGGPNRSTQSTIQYITEEAFTNNQFSSASAMAFMFGLVMLIFTFLQFRIMARDARGEN, via the coding sequence GTGACGCCCTCCACGCACACGTCCGCGCCGCACGTCCGCAAGCGCGGCGGCAACACCGTCGAGCCGTACCTGTACCTCCTGCCGTTCGCGATCTTCTTCGCGCTGTTCGTCATCTACCCGGTCGGGTACGGCTTCTTCGTGAGCCTGCACCGCTGGGACCTCCTCGCGGATACCCGCCCGTTCGTGGGCTTCGAGTACTACAAGAACCTGTTCACGCCCGGCACGCCGCAGGCGGAGTTCTTCTGGAACAGCATGAAGAACACCGTCTTCTTCACGGCGGTCAGCGTGCCGCTCCTGGTGTTCACGTCGCTGGGCCTCGCGTTGCTGCTGTACCGCCCGATCATCGGGCGGGCGTTCTTCCGCGCGGTGTTTTTCCTGCCGGGCATCCTCACCGTGTCCGTGATGGGCATCCTGTGGCGCTGGATGTTCGACAACCAGATCGGCATGGTCAACGCCGCCCGCACGGAAATTTTCGGCCTGCAGCCCCTCGCGTTCCTGTCCGTGGAGGGGCTCGCCTGGGTCCCGATCATCATCGGTACGGTCTGGTGGACCATCGGTTTCAACATGACGCTGTACCTCGCGGCACTGGGCAACATCTCGCAGAGCTACTACGAAGCGGCCGAACTGGACGGCGCGAGCGCCTGGGCGAAGTTCCGCTTCATCACCTGGCCGCTGCTGGCGCCCATCACGCTGTTCGTGGTCGTCACCACCGCGCTCGCGTCGTTCCAGCTGTTCGGCCAGAGCCTGGTCATCACCGCCGGCGGCCCGAACCGCAGCACCCAGAGCACCATTCAGTACATTACCGAGGAAGCCTTCACCAACAACCAGTTCTCGTCGGCGTCCGCCATGGCGTTCATGTTCGGCCTGGTCATGCTGATCTTCACCTTCCTGCAATTCCGCATCATGGCGCGTGACGCGCGTGGAGAGAACTGA